In Rutidosis leptorrhynchoides isolate AG116_Rl617_1_P2 chromosome 2, CSIRO_AGI_Rlap_v1, whole genome shotgun sequence, one genomic interval encodes:
- the LOC139891524 gene encoding uncharacterized protein, producing MDCLVLPVSIFCRGCTGQRSGYQQLTDDYFVGSNDPITVVVGKEKKEFLVDPFVLDENPFRVLIDLVKNNKEDSSRRMVVDLQKKKRVLYVDVDAILFEHMLWLMNNDSSSLFKLNLKEIIDFYSQDY from the coding sequence ATGGACTGCTTGGTGCTACCGGTTTCGATCTTTTGTCGCGGTTGTACCGGTCAGCGGTCAGGTTATCAACAGCTAACGGATGACTACTTTGTCGGTTCAAATGATCCGATTACGGTTGTTGTAGGGAAGGAAAAGAAGGAGTTTTTAGTAGACCCTTTCGTGTTAGATGAAAATCCTTTTAGAGTTTTGATTGATTTGGTGAAAAACAATAAGGAAGATTCATCAAGAAGAATGGTGGTTGATTTACAAAAGAAGAAAAGAGTGTTGTATGTAGATGTGGATGCTATCTTGTTTGAGCACATGTTATGGTTGATGAATAATGATTCATCTTCATTGTTCAAGCTCAACCTCAAGGAAATTATTGATTTCTATTCTCAAGATTACTAA